The following are encoded in a window of Methanobacteriales archaeon HGW-Methanobacteriales-1 genomic DNA:
- a CDS encoding alcohol dehydrogenase: MLPQLELRKFVTPEFIFGDGARLFAGRYAKNLAAKKILIVTDPGIIKTGLVDELSHTLTEKNLEYEIYSNVTPNPRDYEVMEGAEVFSSEECNFIIALGGGSPMDCAKGIGIVSSNKKHILDFKGVDKVPVPSPPLICIPTTAGSSADVSQFAIILNTEENLKVAIVSKTVVPDIALIDPFTTLTMDRHLTSVTGFDALIHSIEAYVSNASSQITDLHALDSIKIINHNISPVLNDLKNLEFRSNMMMGSLEAGLAFSNASLGLVHAIAHSLGGVVDLSHGECNAAVLEYVIDFNFHSSPEKYIEIGRAMGIKFNGLDINAKKEALINKLKELKLLCEMDFNLGEMGLKESDIVPLAKNTINDPCVVTNPRKPSVENIVEIFKNAL; encoded by the coding sequence ATGCTTCCTCAGTTAGAACTTAGAAAATTTGTAACTCCTGAATTTATTTTTGGAGATGGAGCGCGCCTTTTTGCTGGTAGATATGCCAAAAACTTAGCAGCCAAAAAGATATTAATTGTTACTGATCCAGGGATAATAAAAACTGGTCTGGTCGATGAATTAAGTCATACATTAACTGAAAAAAATTTAGAATATGAAATATACTCAAATGTAACGCCCAATCCTCGAGATTATGAGGTCATGGAAGGTGCAGAAGTATTTTCAAGTGAGGAATGCAATTTTATTATTGCATTAGGTGGTGGAAGTCCTATGGACTGTGCAAAAGGCATTGGAATTGTTAGCTCCAATAAAAAGCATATTCTTGATTTTAAAGGTGTCGATAAAGTTCCGGTGCCCTCCCCCCCATTAATCTGTATTCCCACTACAGCAGGGTCCTCTGCAGATGTATCGCAGTTTGCAATAATTTTAAATACTGAAGAAAATTTAAAAGTGGCCATTGTAAGTAAAACAGTTGTTCCCGACATTGCATTAATTGATCCATTTACTACGTTAACTATGGATCGTCATTTGACCAGCGTAACTGGTTTTGACGCATTAATACATTCTATAGAAGCATATGTGTCCAATGCAAGCTCACAGATAACGGATTTACATGCTCTGGACTCCATAAAAATAATAAACCACAATATTTCTCCCGTGCTTAATGATCTTAAAAATTTAGAATTTAGAAGCAACATGATGATGGGTAGTTTAGAAGCAGGTTTAGCATTTTCAAATGCTAGTTTAGGCCTGGTACACGCTATTGCCCACAGTTTAGGAGGAGTAGTAGATTTATCTCACGGAGAATGTAATGCGGCTGTTTTAGAATATGTTATTGATTTTAATTTTCATTCATCTCCCGAAAAATACATTGAAATTGGTAGAGCCATGGGGATCAAGTTTAATGGTTTAGATATTAATGCTAAAAAAGAAGCTCTGATAAATAAATTGAAAGAACTGAAACTGTTATGTGAAATGGATTTTAATCTCGGTGAAATGGGCTTAAAAGAAAGTGATATTGTTCCTCTGGCTAAAAATACTATTAATGATCCTTGTGTAGTTACTAATCCCCGTAAACCATCTGTAGAAAACATTGTGGAGATTTTTAAAAATGCCCTCTGA
- a CDS encoding site-2 protease family protein, which translates to MVKFSSSEIRDILISMIVIAGVFAYILSERNINLAINLFPITLIAVGLGFVLHELAHKFVAIHYGFWAEYKLWAEGLVLAIITSYFGFVFAAPGAVYIHGEYISEEQNGKISLAGPLTNIVLALIFLGLLSISSASPILQTIGFIGFSINSFIALFNLIPFSVLDGAKILRWNPIIWVLTAAVAFIMTFNQYIHLF; encoded by the coding sequence ATGGTAAAATTTAGTTCAAGCGAAATTAGAGATATTCTCATTTCCATGATAGTAATAGCTGGAGTATTTGCTTACATATTAAGCGAAAGAAACATTAATTTAGCAATTAATTTGTTTCCCATTACTTTAATCGCCGTGGGGCTTGGATTTGTACTGCATGAACTGGCTCATAAATTTGTAGCCATACACTACGGATTCTGGGCAGAATATAAACTGTGGGCAGAAGGACTAGTACTGGCCATCATTACATCATACTTTGGTTTTGTATTTGCTGCTCCCGGAGCAGTTTATATTCATGGAGAGTATATTTCTGAGGAACAAAACGGAAAGATATCCCTGGCCGGGCCTTTAACCAACATTGTTCTGGCATTGATATTTCTGGGATTATTAAGTATTTCATCTGCTTCACCTATTTTACAAACTATTGGATTCATTGGATTCAGCATAAATAGTTTCATAGCTTTATTTAATCTAATTCCATTTAGTGTATTGGATGGAGCAAAAATATTGCGTTGGAACCCTATAATTTGGGTATTGACTGCTGCCGTAGCATTTATTATGACATTTAATCAGTACATCCATCTATTCTAA
- a CDS encoding YcaO-related McrA-glycine thioamidation protein, translating into MFSNVPVKYFSCTHRAINPYQTIEKVESKLKLAGVTRVTEITHLDRVGIPVFSAIRPTAQDGAVSIYAGKGATTEQAKASAMMEAFERYSAEKQDGDNEKIIKGTYEELEKAVEPSLLILPRRLQSNPHHTKLEWIESINIKNEEKVLIPANSVYHPYRSKNTSSIFKSNTNGLASGNIVEEAVFHGMTEVIERDAWSIFEAHKNKVEIDASSSENPIIIDLLGKFKDAGIGVKLINLTADVKVPTIAAVADDDVLKDPALLTMGVGTHLDPEIAAIRALTEVAQSRATQIHGTREDTSRAVFMRKAGYERMKKINGHWFNESEKVIELESIKNRCFNSFKEDIETTMKQLAKCGLKDVFFVDLTREEVDVPVVRVIIPGMEVFSVDPERAGDRVCKII; encoded by the coding sequence ATGTTTTCAAATGTACCAGTAAAATATTTTAGTTGCACTCATCGTGCTATAAACCCTTATCAAACCATTGAAAAGGTTGAAAGTAAATTAAAACTAGCAGGAGTTACCCGTGTAACTGAAATAACACATTTGGATCGTGTGGGGATACCAGTATTCTCTGCAATAAGACCTACTGCCCAAGACGGCGCAGTAAGTATTTATGCAGGTAAAGGAGCCACTACGGAGCAGGCCAAAGCTTCAGCTATGATGGAAGCCTTTGAAAGGTATTCTGCAGAAAAGCAAGATGGCGATAATGAAAAAATAATTAAAGGAACCTATGAAGAGCTTGAAAAGGCCGTAGAACCATCTTTACTTATTTTACCCCGGCGATTACAAAGCAATCCCCACCACACCAAGCTGGAATGGATAGAATCCATTAATATCAAAAATGAAGAAAAGGTTTTAATTCCTGCCAATTCAGTATATCACCCATATCGTTCAAAAAATACATCAAGTATCTTTAAATCCAATACAAATGGCCTAGCTTCCGGAAATATTGTTGAAGAGGCTGTTTTCCATGGAATGACTGAAGTAATTGAAAGAGATGCTTGGAGTATTTTTGAAGCCCATAAAAATAAAGTGGAAATTGACGCATCTAGTAGTGAAAATCCTATTATTATTGATCTTTTAGGTAAATTTAAAGATGCTGGAATTGGAGTAAAACTTATTAATTTAACTGCAGACGTTAAAGTCCCTACTATCGCTGCTGTTGCTGATGATGACGTCTTAAAAGACCCTGCCCTTTTAACTATGGGTGTTGGAACTCATCTAGATCCAGAAATTGCAGCAATAAGAGCACTTACTGAAGTTGCTCAAAGCAGAGCCACTCAAATCCATGGTACCAGAGAAGACACTTCCCGTGCAGTCTTCATGCGAAAAGCAGGATATGAACGAATGAAAAAAATCAATGGCCATTGGTTCAATGAGTCTGAAAAAGTCATAGAATTAGAAAGTATTAAAAATAGGTGTTTTAACTCTTTTAAAGAAGATATTGAAACCACCATGAAACAACTTGCAAAGTGCGGGCTTAAAGATGTATTTTTCGTGGATTTAACTCGAGAAGAAGTAGATGTTCCGGTAGTAAGAGTGATTATTCCTGGAATGGAAGTATTTTCCGTGGATCCTGAAAGAGCTGGAGATAGGGTCTGTAAAATTATTTAA
- a CDS encoding DUF4004 domain-containing protein — translation MEKDLISKKELLELTGISYGQLYRWKRKNLIPEEWFIKKSTFTGQETFFPKERIMDRVEKIKNMKGDISLDDLADMLSPNLMEIVLNGEKLVERNIVSKSTIKFFIEQQGAIEKFDFEKIIHVYVIDKMFESGKINLEEGKLILDVLGNYYPKYKDKGGELIFLRKKGVSSCCLVSNACDIYFENSMKIVVSINLSNLIEELKIKVA, via the coding sequence ATGGAAAAAGATTTAATATCCAAAAAAGAGCTTTTGGAATTAACAGGGATATCTTATGGTCAGCTTTACCGCTGGAAAAGGAAAAATTTAATTCCTGAAGAGTGGTTCATTAAAAAATCCACATTTACTGGCCAGGAAACGTTTTTTCCGAAGGAAAGGATTATGGATAGGGTTGAGAAGATAAAAAACATGAAAGGGGACATATCGCTCGATGATTTGGCTGATATGCTTTCTCCAAATTTAATGGAAATTGTTCTTAATGGGGAAAAATTAGTGGAACGGAACATTGTTTCTAAAAGCACAATTAAATTTTTCATAGAACAACAGGGAGCAATTGAAAAATTTGATTTTGAGAAAATAATTCATGTTTATGTAATTGATAAAATGTTTGAATCTGGAAAAATCAATCTTGAGGAGGGAAAACTCATTTTAGATGTATTGGGAAATTACTATCCTAAATACAAGGACAAGGGTGGGGAACTGATTTTTTTACGTAAGAAGGGCGTTTCCAGTTGTTGTTTAGTTTCAAATGCATGCGATATTTATTTTGAAAATAGTATGAAAATTGTTGTCAGTATAAATCTGTCAAATTTGATTGAGGAATTGAAAATAAAAGTAGCTTAA
- a CDS encoding TfuA-related McrA-glycine thioamidation protein: MIIFVGPSLNHDEAKSILDADYRPPIKRGDIISALNDNPDVIGIIDGVFHQQPAVSHREILEALNKGIVVVGGSSMGALRASELDELGMIGIGYVYQQYKTGVVESDDDVAVILNPQTHEQLSDSLISIDYNLKKARDSGILSDPELQKLLDISKSIFYPKRTYEKVFKESNLDEKVIESLKQYIQEHGYDVKRKDAIEVLKYIKNNFLDSN, encoded by the coding sequence ATCATAATATTTGTTGGGCCATCCCTCAATCATGATGAAGCTAAGTCTATTTTAGATGCAGATTATCGGCCGCCTATTAAAAGAGGAGATATAATATCTGCCTTAAATGATAATCCAGATGTAATTGGAATAATTGACGGAGTATTCCACCAACAACCCGCAGTTTCACACAGAGAAATACTGGAAGCACTTAATAAAGGAATTGTGGTGGTGGGTGGTTCTAGTATGGGTGCTTTAAGAGCTTCTGAGCTGGATGAATTGGGAATGATTGGAATAGGATATGTTTATCAGCAATATAAAACAGGAGTAGTTGAATCAGACGATGATGTGGCTGTGATTTTAAATCCCCAAACACATGAACAGCTTTCAGATTCACTGATTAGTATTGATTACAATTTAAAAAAGGCCAGAGATTCAGGAATTCTATCTGACCCGGAACTTCAAAAATTACTAGATATTTCCAAATCCATATTTTACCCCAAAAGAACCTATGAAAAGGTTTTTAAAGAATCTAATCTTGATGAAAAAGTTATTGAGTCACTTAAACAATATATTCAAGAACATGGATATGACGTTAAAAGAAAAGACGCCATAGAGGTTTTAAAATATATTAAAAATAACTTCCTAGATTCAAATTAA
- a CDS encoding TIGR00268 family protein: MEMTEKIRQVKEELKDQKMMIAFSGGADSTLLANIASKVTGEFLLVTVDNGVLPKDCISNAKKIADEIGLSHEAVIENFMQDPNFKANNSNRCFICKNKMYNKLEEIAKERNFPIIADGTNISDLLEDRPGLMVNYQKNIISPLVKAGISREDVLNYLKENNINYSVSTTCMATRISTGDEITTKKINRISYAESLVKTLSKNDIVRVRDQKSVAQIEIVDIEPILNSNVLKHIDAELKAVGFERVTLDIGSAKREKKDLVVYKPCKDEKNKIMFETELPYEIDIKNTCKQLESLGKLKCSESMGIAMCEIEGQNVTVFKNGKIVARKVQDQEDAEKLLIKVLPRIRRIIQN; encoded by the coding sequence ATGGAAATGACAGAAAAAATTAGGCAAGTTAAAGAAGAGCTTAAAGATCAGAAAATGATGATTGCATTTTCAGGAGGGGCCGACAGTACATTACTAGCCAATATAGCCTCAAAAGTCACTGGAGAGTTCCTTTTAGTTACTGTAGATAATGGAGTGCTACCTAAAGACTGCATAAGCAATGCTAAAAAGATTGCAGATGAAATTGGATTATCACATGAGGCGGTAATAGAAAATTTTATGCAAGATCCCAATTTTAAAGCTAATAATTCTAATCGATGCTTTATATGTAAAAATAAGATGTATAACAAGTTAGAAGAAATTGCTAAAGAGAGAAATTTTCCCATAATTGCTGATGGAACCAATATCAGCGATCTGTTAGAAGATAGACCTGGATTAATGGTTAATTATCAAAAAAATATTATAAGTCCTTTGGTAAAAGCTGGAATAAGTCGCGAAGATGTTTTAAATTATTTAAAAGAAAATAACATTAATTATTCCGTGTCCACAACTTGTATGGCCACCAGAATATCAACCGGGGATGAAATAACTACCAAAAAAATCAACCGGATATCTTATGCTGAATCTTTAGTAAAAACACTCTCTAAAAATGATATAGTGAGAGTTCGAGATCAGAAAAGTGTGGCTCAGATTGAGATAGTAGATATTGAACCCATACTAAATTCAAATGTTTTAAAACATATTGATGCTGAATTAAAGGCCGTGGGTTTTGAAAGAGTTACTTTAGACATTGGAAGTGCAAAAAGAGAAAAGAAGGATCTCGTAGTTTACAAACCCTGCAAGGACGAAAAAAATAAAATAATGTTCGAAACAGAACTTCCCTATGAAATTGACATTAAAAACACTTGTAAACAGCTGGAAAGCCTGGGTAAATTAAAGTGCTCAGAATCAATGGGAATTGCCATGTGTGAAATTGAAGGGCAGAATGTGACCGTTTTTAAAAATGGTAAAATTGTGGCCCGGAAGGTCCAAGATCAAGAAGATGCTGAGAAACTTCTAATAAAAGTTTTACCTAGAATTAGAAGAATTATTCAAAATTAA
- a CDS encoding inosine-5-monophosphate dehydrogenase, translating to MLVKDIMSDEIHYVKVPGNRANAMSLMRKTNVSGVPVVKEGTKKLVGIVTRSDLVGNPDEEQIALIMTRDPVTTSSDEDVREVASKMIENNIRRVPVVDDDELVGIITAYDLIADALSQIEINDPVEGYMVKTIPTTWEMTPLSTAFEIMRFFNLKVLLSLNKDGKLTGVLTETDFINESEVVSEKTVHNTSVGTEGDKWSWDSKSVLYVIKNHLKFSDKDVKDVATSDMVTVNTRTSVSTCASKMKQRNIEQIPVTNLEGELVGLVRATDLIRALND from the coding sequence ATGCTAGTAAAAGACATTATGTCTGATGAAATTCACTATGTAAAAGTTCCCGGCAATCGTGCCAATGCAATGAGTCTTATGCGAAAGACCAATGTATCTGGAGTGCCTGTTGTCAAAGAAGGAACTAAAAAACTTGTTGGTATAGTAACCCGTTCTGATCTGGTTGGAAATCCTGACGAGGAACAAATAGCTCTTATCATGACTAGAGATCCAGTCACTACCTCTTCTGATGAGGATGTACGTGAAGTGGCTTCTAAAATGATTGAGAACAATATACGGAGAGTTCCCGTAGTTGATGACGATGAACTAGTGGGTATTATCACAGCATATGATTTAATAGCAGATGCACTATCTCAAATTGAAATCAACGATCCTGTAGAAGGTTACATGGTTAAAACAATTCCTACCACTTGGGAAATGACTCCATTAAGCACAGCCTTTGAAATTATGCGTTTTTTTAACTTAAAAGTACTCCTTTCTCTAAATAAAGATGGAAAATTAACCGGTGTGCTCACGGAAACTGATTTTATAAATGAAAGTGAAGTTGTATCAGAAAAAACGGTTCACAACACTTCTGTAGGCACAGAAGGTGACAAATGGTCTTGGGACAGCAAAAGTGTTCTTTATGTTATTAAAAACCATCTTAAATTTTCTGATAAGGACGTTAAAGATGTTGCCACATCAGATATGGTCACCGTTAACACCAGAACGTCTGTATCTACATGTGCTTCAAAAATGAAACAGAGAAACATAGAACAAATACCAGTAACCAATTTAGAAGGAGAATTAGTTGGTCTGGTAAGGGCTACAGATCTTATCAGGGCATTAAATGATTAA
- a CDS encoding universal stress protein, with product MYKKILLPTDGSEYANKATEHALWIAKTSGAEIIALSVTDTSSLIGLPLDDVIVRIKEMLHEEASKSLENVSKLVEEYDEDIKITLRNEDGSPADVVLKTIKEEEIDLVVVGTSGKHGLDRFLLGSVAENVVRSSICPVLVVH from the coding sequence ATGTACAAAAAAATTCTATTACCTACCGATGGTTCTGAATATGCTAATAAAGCTACCGAACATGCTTTATGGATTGCTAAGACTAGTGGTGCTGAAATAATTGCTTTGAGTGTAACTGATACGTCTTCTTTAATCGGTCTTCCTTTGGATGATGTAATTGTCAGAATTAAAGAAATGCTTCATGAAGAGGCATCTAAATCATTGGAAAATGTTTCTAAACTGGTTGAAGAGTATGATGAGGATATTAAAATAACTTTAAGAAATGAAGATGGCTCTCCTGCGGATGTAGTTTTAAAAACAATTAAAGAAGAAGAAATTGATCTGGTGGTTGTTGGAACTTCTGGAAAACATGGTCTTGATAGATTCCTATTGGGAAGTGTGGCCGAAAATGTTGTTAGGTCATCTATTTGTCCAGTTTTAGTTGTTCATTAA
- a CDS encoding carbamoyl-phosphate synthase large subunit — MPKDQNIKKVLIIGSGPIQIGQAAEFDYSGSQACKSLQEEGIETVLVNSNPATIMTDIDMADSVYVEPLTPEIVAKIIEKEKPDAVLPTMGGQTGLNVVTGLEEINALEGIKVLGSTVEIIRNVEDRDLFDIFMKELNEPVPKAKAVKSLDEALEAVKEIGYPVIVRPAFTLGGTGGGVAYKEEELIEIATRGLDMSFISQVLIDQSVMGWKEFEYEVIRDKNDTCVIICNMENIDPMGIHTGESIVVAPSQTLSDVDNQRLRNASIKIIRALKIQGGCNIQFAFHPETREYKVIEVNPRVSRSSALASKATGYPIAKISAKIAIGMTLDEIQNDITKETPASFEPTLDYVVAKIPRWPFDKFKGISKKIGVQMKSTGEVMAIGRTIEQSLHKAIRSLDIGRYGFEEVSFTRDDLANPTDERMFQVYTALKQGTSVNEIHHITQIDKFFLYKILNIINFEKQLNSDSIKDPKLMHKAKKMGFADAELALITGLEESEIRKLRKDAGIVPTYKMVDTCAAEFEAKTPYYYGNYDMEDEVPVSNERKIAIIGAGPIRIGQGIEFDYCCVHASLALKDEGIETIVINNNPETVSTDYDISSKLYFEPLTLEDVMGIMDKEKPEGVVVQFGGQTSINLAVPLAEEGVKIMGTPHESIDRVEDREQFTHVLEKLEIPQAPYGIAKSFEDARKVAERIGFPVLVRPSYVLGGRAMQIVYDDDELREYMKEAVKISPKHPILVDKFLEDAIEVDVDALCDGDDVFIGGIMEHIEEAGVHSGDSACVIPPQSIPEDTLNTIKEYTHDLALELGVVGLMNIQYAVKMDSDNEPKVYILEANPRASRTVPFVSKAVGIPLAKIAALLMIGKKLGDLGLKDEIKINHVAVKESVFPFIKLPESDSILGPEMKSTGESMGIDDNFGLAYYKSQLSANMDLLTEGKVFISVRDADKDKIQDIVKKADELGFDIVATQGTAKAVEDVADIEVIRKVSQGSPNIRESILDKEIGLIINTPSGKQSADDGYLIRRMAIELGIPYVTTLAGARAALNAIEEVKDGKIVVKSLNEYHNL, encoded by the coding sequence ATGCCTAAGGATCAAAATATAAAAAAAGTACTCATAATTGGGTCTGGGCCCATTCAGATAGGTCAGGCTGCTGAGTTTGATTATTCTGGCTCTCAAGCGTGTAAATCATTACAAGAAGAAGGTATTGAAACGGTTCTGGTAAACAGTAACCCAGCCACCATCATGACTGATATTGACATGGCTGACAGTGTTTATGTGGAACCATTAACACCAGAAATTGTGGCTAAAATCATTGAAAAGGAAAAACCAGATGCTGTTTTACCTACCATGGGTGGACAAACTGGACTCAATGTGGTCACGGGGCTGGAAGAGATTAATGCCCTGGAAGGAATTAAAGTCTTGGGGTCTACTGTAGAAATCATACGTAATGTAGAAGATCGGGACTTATTTGATATTTTCATGAAAGAACTCAATGAGCCAGTTCCCAAAGCTAAAGCTGTAAAATCACTTGATGAAGCCTTAGAAGCTGTGAAAGAGATTGGATATCCGGTTATTGTAAGGCCTGCTTTTACATTAGGTGGTACTGGTGGTGGGGTGGCCTACAAGGAAGAAGAACTCATTGAAATAGCCACCCGTGGACTGGACATGAGCTTTATCAGTCAAGTACTCATTGATCAATCTGTTATGGGATGGAAAGAGTTTGAATACGAGGTGATACGGGACAAAAATGACACCTGTGTTATTATCTGTAATATGGAAAATATTGATCCTATGGGGATCCACACTGGAGAAAGTATAGTAGTAGCTCCCTCCCAGACCCTGAGTGACGTGGACAACCAGAGATTAAGAAATGCATCCATTAAGATTATAAGGGCTTTGAAAATCCAGGGTGGATGTAACATACAGTTTGCCTTTCACCCGGAAACCAGAGAGTACAAAGTAATTGAAGTAAACCCTCGTGTGAGCCGGAGCAGTGCCCTAGCTTCTAAGGCAACTGGTTACCCTATTGCCAAAATCTCAGCTAAAATAGCTATTGGAATGACTTTAGATGAGATCCAAAATGACATCACCAAGGAAACGCCGGCTTCTTTTGAGCCCACACTGGATTATGTAGTGGCCAAGATACCGCGATGGCCCTTTGACAAATTCAAAGGCATAAGCAAAAAAATTGGGGTGCAGATGAAGTCCACTGGTGAAGTAATGGCCATCGGACGAACCATTGAACAATCTCTCCATAAAGCCATCCGTTCTCTGGATATTGGTCGATATGGTTTTGAAGAGGTTTCTTTTACCCGGGACGATCTGGCCAATCCTACTGATGAGCGAATGTTTCAGGTTTACACGGCCTTAAAGCAGGGAACCAGTGTAAATGAAATTCATCATATTACTCAAATTGACAAATTTTTCTTATATAAAATATTGAATATTATTAATTTTGAAAAGCAATTAAACTCTGATTCTATTAAGGATCCTAAATTAATGCACAAAGCCAAGAAAATGGGTTTTGCTGATGCTGAACTTGCTTTAATAACTGGCCTGGAAGAATCAGAAATTAGAAAACTTCGAAAAGATGCTGGAATTGTGCCTACCTATAAAATGGTAGATACTTGTGCTGCAGAATTTGAAGCTAAAACTCCTTATTATTATGGTAATTATGATATGGAAGACGAAGTGCCAGTTTCCAACGAGCGAAAAATTGCTATTATTGGTGCGGGCCCTATAAGGATTGGACAAGGTATTGAATTTGATTATTGCTGTGTACATGCCTCTTTAGCCCTTAAAGATGAAGGGATAGAAACCATAGTCATTAACAACAATCCGGAAACGGTTAGTACTGATTATGATATCTCTAGTAAGCTCTATTTTGAACCTCTCACTTTGGAAGATGTCATGGGCATAATGGATAAAGAAAAACCAGAAGGAGTAGTTGTGCAATTTGGAGGACAGACCTCCATAAACCTGGCAGTACCTCTGGCTGAAGAAGGTGTTAAAATCATGGGAACTCCTCACGAGAGTATTGACCGGGTTGAAGACCGAGAACAATTTACTCATGTATTAGAAAAGCTGGAAATACCTCAGGCACCTTATGGAATTGCTAAATCTTTTGAAGATGCGCGAAAAGTTGCTGAAAGGATAGGATTCCCAGTTCTAGTGAGACCATCTTATGTTCTAGGTGGTCGGGCCATGCAAATAGTATATGATGATGATGAGCTTCGAGAATACATGAAAGAAGCCGTTAAAATTTCTCCAAAGCATCCTATTCTGGTAGATAAATTTTTGGAAGATGCTATTGAAGTTGATGTGGATGCTCTCTGTGATGGGGACGATGTTTTCATTGGAGGTATCATGGAACACATTGAAGAAGCGGGAGTTCACTCTGGAGACTCAGCCTGTGTTATTCCACCACAAAGTATTCCCGAAGATACTTTAAACACTATTAAAGAATATACTCACGATTTGGCTCTGGAATTAGGGGTTGTTGGATTAATGAACATCCAATACGCTGTAAAAATGGACTCTGATAATGAACCGAAGGTTTACATATTGGAAGCCAACCCACGGGCCAGCCGTACAGTACCCTTCGTTAGCAAAGCAGTGGGCATTCCACTGGCCAAAATTGCAGCATTACTCATGATTGGCAAAAAATTGGGCGATTTAGGCCTTAAGGATGAAATTAAAATCAACCACGTGGCAGTAAAAGAATCTGTTTTCCCATTCATTAAATTGCCCGAGTCTGATTCAATTTTAGGCCCGGAAATGAAATCTACTGGGGAAAGTATGGGTATTGATGACAACTTTGGCCTGGCTTATTATAAGTCTCAGCTTTCAGCCAACATGGATCTTTTAACTGAAGGAAAAGTCTTTATCAGTGTTCGAGATGCAGATAAGGATAAGATTCAGGATATTGTAAAGAAAGCTGATGAATTGGGCTTTGATATTGTTGCTACTCAAGGAACAGCAAAAGCAGTGGAAGATGTGGCAGATATTGAAGTCATAAGGAAGGTTAGTCAAGGATCTCCGAATATACGAGAATCTATATTAGATAAAGAGATTGGTCTTATAATAAATACTCCTTCTGGAAAACAATCTGCTGATGATGGTTATCTTATTCGTCGAATGGCTATAGAGTTGGGAATTCCTTATGTGACAACTTTAGCTGGTGCTCGAGCTGCTTTAAATGCTATTGAAGAAGTAAAAGATGGAAAAATCGTGGTTAAGTCACTCAATGAATACCATAATCTTTAA